The Methanothermobacter sp. genomic sequence AAAGACTGCCACGGGTATCAGAAAGGTCATAGAGGATATGGCCCGGAGGGGTGAGGTTGTGGTTGAGGATGATACCATCAGACCGGGGTGATGCGAGCATACCTCCATTTAGATTCGTATGGAGGCGTATATGAACCCCTACTCGATCATATCCCTCCCTGCATCTGTGATTCCTTGTATTCATCTACTACAGGAAAAACCCCGAATAACCTTAATCTTATTGTATCCACCCTGTGTTGCTGTATCATTCATGGCCTTCACCGACTTGGTTTACCGGAAACTGTCATCACAGGGAATACCATCATATGGCTCAGGCTGAGATTCCTCTGGCCTATCATACCGGAGATTCTCCTTCATACAGCCCTCATCTACACGGGAATGGAGGTAACCGGGAGTTGCAGTAATGCACCTGCACTTATATTCATCGTTAAAGGGGCTTGAATGACCTCTTCATTTCCAGTCCAGTCCTCAAATCCCATGGCTGGACCTACGCCCTCCCGGAACCCCTCTGGTCTTTGCACTCTTCTCGCTCTGGACATTTGCTGTGACACTCACGGCGGAAGCCATCATACTAAGGGACTACTTTAGATCAGAAGGGTACATGGGGGAGTCCCTGTACATATTCATGGGTCGTTTCGTGCTGCTGATTGTGAACTTCACAACTGACTTCATTTTCAGGGATCCTATTGGTTCGGTCTTCCAGAATTCAGCAATAACATCCTCATTTGACTGTTCTTCATTGCCTGTGGTGTCTGGAGATACGAATTTCCAGAAATCTCACCTGCCATGGCTACAAGGGGCATATGTGATGCCCAACTTCTCATGATAACGGACCTTTAGGGAGGGTTAGAGGCTACATCGGGAGTAAACATGAGAAGTTCTCCTACAGTCCCAGAGATTGTGGTGAAAACCATTCCAGGATATTTTTGACCCCTCTGACATGGAGATGATGAGGGAGGTGGTCTCGGATTTCAGCTTATCTGAAATGTTCCTTGAAGCGTGTAAGGGAAAGAACTAAATTATCCAGGAAATATATATGTAAATGGTGATAGGATGATTCCGTATGGTCGCGAATTTCAGGTGGCCCAGTTCATATCCACAGTTATAACTGGCCTGAGCCTCATCTACATGGTTAGGGTCTCTGCTCATGATGGTAGATGGATACCAATGACCATTGCGGTTTTACTGCTCTTTATATCAACTGTGTTCGGTTTTATGAGGGAGATAATGGCATTTGACCTTATGAGGACCATTGAGTGGGTCTTCATCATGCTTGCAGCTGCAATGTTCCTCTATGCCTCAGTGAGGTCCAACAGGAAACTGGAGGCTGAGACATGATAATAATCATCCTCAAGGGTGCGGCCCTCCTATTCATAACCCTTGCAGCTGTGGTTTCTGTGAGGAACTACATGCTCACAAGGTTCGCGTCTGGTGTCTGGGGATTCGTGTCCATGGGATTTGTAAGTGGCGCCATAATCATCGGTGTGAGGTTCATAAAGGAGTTCATACCCCTCATGGAGTTTGAGGTGGTTAAGATCTGCCTTCTCCCTGTTATGATGGCATTCATCCTTGCAGCGTCATTTGAGCTTAACAGGGACATACTGAAACCCATATGATAGTCTTAATCCATTTAAGTTAGAGAATAGTGGAAATATCTACTTCTTCTTTTCATTTAGGGTTATCACTCTTCTTCATCTATCCCCTCAAACCTTGCGATCTCATCGACCCAGTCAAGGCAGTAGTTCTTCTCCTCAGCCCTTTTTATGAGTATTATACCCGTAACTGCCCCGAATATACCTCCTATGAGATCTGTGAGGAGGTCCATCATGGTGTCGGTGAGGGGGTCCATCACCGGTGACCCCTGGGTGGGGCCAGTGGGGAGGAAGTGCTCTATGTGCCTGTAGAGGTGGTGGTCGTAGCCGTACTCAACCAGTTCAAGGAGGGCTCCTATACCCAGTGTCACGAATATTATGAGGAACGCCATTATGAGGAGGCTGGTCCTTATCTTCCCGTAGACGTAGGCGGTGTAGAGGAGCATCATTCCGATGAGGGCCACTATGAAGGGGACTGTGAAGTGCATGAACTTGTCATAGTAGGCTATTCTCCCGTAGAGGCCGAAGGTATTGCCCAGTATATACTCCAGTGCAACCACGGTGAGGAAGAGGATCTCTATCTCAACCGGGATGACGCTGAGGCCATCGGGGTGCCTGAGGGCCGGGAGGTACACCACGACCACCGCAAGGAGCGTCATAAGGCCGAAGACCTTTGTGCCCCCGGCACCGAAGACCACTATTATCAGACCCATAACCACAAGGAATATCCTTATTGCCGTAAGCAGCTTCCTCTTCCATGAACCGTTCTCCCTGCACTCATTCATCCTTCAACCTCCCCATTATGTACTTCTCGGCCTCTATTGAGATGAGACCTGTGAGTGAGAATGGTATTATTATCCCCCACCACTCAGATGGAAATGGAGACGTCCTGAATATGACCTCAAGGCCCGGGACGTACACTATGAAAAGGGTAACTGTCACGGTTATGATTATACCGGTCGCCACCCACCTGTTGGTCAGGGGAATCCTGATGACGGATTTATCCAGTGACCTTGCTGTGAGGAGATAGAAGACATGTACAAGAATCACCGTGGTGAAGGTCACAGTCCTTGCCACGGTAACATCAAGTCCCCTTGAGACCCCTATATAGAACACAGCGAGTCCTGAGATGGCCATTGCAGCGGATACCAGGCCAACCTTCCTTATGAAGGTGTAGTCCACTATTCCAGTCCCGGGGTCCCTTGGTGGTTTTTCAAGGACAGATTCGTCTGAGGCCTCTGCAACCAGGGGGAGGGCGAGGAAGACACCATCAAACATGTTTATCCACAGTATCTGGAGGGGGAGAAGCGGCAGGCTGGCGCTGAAGGTGGGGCTTACAGGTGCGAGGAGGAATGAGAGGAGTATTATGAGGGCCTGGCCCCCGCTTGTTGGGAGGACATAGTATATTATCCTCCTTATCCTCTCATAGACGTTCCTCCCCTCACTTACAGCCGCAACGATGGTGGCGAAGTTATCATCTGCAAGGACCATATCAGCTGATTCCCTTGCAACCTCTGTTCCGCTACCCATTGCAACGCCAATATCCGCCATTTTAAGTGCAGGGGCATCATTCACCCCATCACCTGTCATTGCCACGATCTCACCGTTCTCCCTCAGAATCTCTGTCAGGGTGTACTTGTGATCAGGGGTTACCCTTGCAAAAACGTTGCAGTCCTCCAGGGATTTTCTGATCTCATCAGTGCCCATTGATGATAATTCGGGGCCAGTGAGTACCCTGCCTGTTTCTATTCCAAGTTCAGCTGCAACGGTCCCTGCGGTGGCAGCATGGTCCCCTGTTATCATGATGATCCTTATACCTGCGGATTTGCATTTTCCAACGGCCTCAATGGCCTCGGGTCTTGGGGGGTCAATCATGCCCTGGAATCCCAGAAGGGTCATGTCGTTGAGGTCGTAGTCATGGATCCCGGTACCTGAATGCCTTTTCTCTGCAAATGCAAGAACCCTCATACCCTCTGATGCCATTTCATGTATCTTATCCATCAGTCTATCTTTTTCAATGGATTTCAATCCTTTCTCCGTTAGTTCATGGCTGCACATCTCAATTATCTGCTCGGGGGACCCTTTTGCCTGTATTAAGCCGTCCTCTGTGAGGACCGCCATGTACTTCCTTGTGGAGTCAAAGGGCACCTCATCGACCCTTCCAGCTCTCTCCCTTACACCTCCCTTGTGGGCCGCCACGATGAGTGCCACCTCTGTGGGGTCACCATGGAGCCTTTCATCAGCAACTGATGCGTTGTTGCAGTTGAGGCCGCATTTAAGTATCCTGAGGAGTGGCTCGGGGGGCTCTTTGATTCTGGAACCATCGAGTGTTATTTCACCATCATCACTGTAGCCCACCCCCTCCACCTCATAGTTGACCCCTCCCGCGTATATGGATTTCACTGTCATCTCGTTCCTTGTGAGTGTCCCTGTCTTATCGGAACATATCACGGTGACACTTCCAAGTGTCTCCACCGAAGGGAGGTTCCTTACTATGGCATTCCTCTCCGCCATGGCCCTAACTGCAAGGGCAAGGGTCACGGTGAGGACCGCCGGAAGACCCTCGGGGATTGCAGCCACAGCCAGAGATGTTGATGCAAGGAAGGATAGTACCGCATCGTATCCAAACAGGATTGCGGCTATGAAATTGAAAACTGCAAGGGACACAACAGCCAGTGCTATCGTCCTTGAGAATTCATCGATCTTCTCAAGGAGCGGTGTTTTAACATCAACCTCCTTCACCCTCTCTGCTATCCTGCCAAGCTCTGTTTCCCTCCCAGTTGAAATCACGGCACCCAGCGCCCTACCCTCTGTTATCAGCGTCCCGCTGAAGAGGATGTTCCTGAATTCACCCCTGAGGATATCCTCCCCTTTGAGGGGGGAGGGGTCCTTTTCAACAGGGACTGACTCCCCTGTGAGGGCCGATTCATCCACATGCAGGTTCTTTGATTCGATTAGCCTTATATCTGCAGGCACCCTTTCACCGACTCCCAGCACGGTTATGTCACCTGGAACGAGGAGTCTTGCGGGAATTCTCATTTCTTTTCCTTCCCTGATTACGGTGGAGTATGATTCCGTGAACTTCTGAAGTGACTCGATGGCCTCAGAGGCCTTCCCCTCCTGTATGAAGCCGATGATGGAGTTCAGAACCACAACTCCTGTGATTACAGCGGTGTCAATCCATTCTCCTATGAATGCCGTGAATACTGCAACGGTGAGAAGTATATATACCAGGAGGCTCTGAAACTGCTTCAGAAAACGGAAGATTGGGTGGGGTTTTCTGAACTGGATCTCATTGGGGCCGTGGATCTCAAGTCTACCCTGGGCCTCCGTCTCTTGGAGGCCTCCGGTTGATGTTCCAAGTTCATCGAGTGCCCCGGCCACATCCATTTCAGATATTCTTTTCCAGAGAGTCATTCCAGCACCATCTGTTTGAATACCAGTATTTTTATAATCTGTTTTGAATAAGCTTTATGAGGTCGCCCCCCCTTTTAACTGGAAAAAATTTATTGAAAGATGAACATAATATACAGGGTGATCATTATGAATGTGATAAAGAGAAGGGGTTCAAGGGAAGCCTATGACCCATCAAAGATACGGGCCTCACTTGAGAAGGCTGCCATTGATGCAGGTTACAGTCCCGAGGAGAAGAGGGAGATCATTGAGAAGGTCTACCAGACCGTTACTGAGAAGATAAAGGGCGAGGAGGAGATCAAAACTGATACCATAAGGATGTGCCTTTTAACCGAGCTTGATAAGTGCGAACCCTACATTGCAAGGTCATGGAGAAGATTTGAGAAGAAGTATAAGGGTTAGGCTCTGATTTTTCCTTTTTGAGGATTTTAGATGTATAAGGGCTATTAACCTTAATAATTAACTCCATTTATTTATTTGAGAAAAAATTTAAAGGCTTTTTAATATTTTGAGGACAACAACTCTTTTATTTATATAGCTGACACGGCCCATTGTTCCGCCATGACATCGATATGCATATATATTGCATGTCGATACAGTATATCTGTTGTAATGGAGGTTCCACTTATGGAGAAAAAATACGTTGCCATGGTAGCTCTTATTGCAGTGATCATAGGGGCAGCCATTTATGGGATATCAGACAATGGAAAGAGGCAGGTACTCAGAATATCCACAACAACAAGCCTTGAGGATACAGGGCTCCTTGAGAGTGTGGAGGCAGCATTCGAGAAGAGGTACCCCACTATCGATGTGCAGATAGTTTCAGGCGGTACGGGCATAGCCCTTGAGCGGGGAAAAAGGGGTGACGCCGACCTCGTCATAGTGCACGACAAAACCAGAGAGAAGGAGTTCATAAAGGAGGGTTATGGCACAGGAAGATACCCCTTCGCCTACAACTACTTCTACATCGTGGGACCAAAGAGTGACCCCGCGAATATCAGTGAAGCCAAATCTGCAGAGGACGCATTCAGGAGGATCCTTGAGGCAGCAGCCAGCAACCCCTCTGTGAAATTCGTATCAAGGGGGGACAACTCCGGCACCAATTCAAGGGAAATAAAGATCTGGAAAAACGTAACAGACTACAACGCCACAGTCAATGGCTCAGCATGGTACATTGAAACCGGGAGCGGGATGGGCGACACACTCAGGGTTGCAGACCAGAAGGGCGCCTACACACTCACAGATTCAGGCACATATCTTGCCCTCAGGGATGGGATAAACCTCGTCACGTACCTCACAGAGGACAGTTCACTCCTCAACGTCTACGCAGCAATACCCGTGAACCCACAGAAGGTGAGGGGCGTGAACAGCGCGGCTGCAGAGAAATTCGTTGACTTCCTCCTGAGTGATGAGTGCCAGAGGCTCATATCAGAGTACGGAAAGGATAAATATGGCCAGTCCCTCTTCAGGGCCCTCAATGGAGGAAAAGAACCGGAAAACTGAATACAGCTATAAACTTAAAACTTCAGGGCGAAAATCATGAACGAAATAATCACAGGATTCATAAGGGCCATTGAACTCATGGCATCACTTGACCCTGAACTCATTGACATAACAGCAAGGACACTCATGGTTTCAGTCTCATCCACGGTCCTGGCATCTATAATTGCGGTGCCGGCAGCGGCGATGATTGACCTGCGGGAGTTCAAGGGAAAGAGGGTTCTCCTGAATGTGATACAGACCCTCTACAGCATCCCCACTGTACTTGTGGGCCTCTTTGTATTCCTGCTCATCTCACGCTCAGGGCCACTGGGTCCGCTCAACCTCCTCTTCACACCTGCCGGTATGATACTCGGCCAGACCATACTCATCCTCCCGCTGGTCACAGGCTTCAGCATCACAGCCCTCAGAAGTGTTAAACCGGAGCTCAGGGACCTTGCAAGATCCCTGGGCGCCACCGAGTTCCAGGTTATGGTGAGGGTTCTGGAGGAGGCAAGGTACGCTGTCATGGCCGCAGTCATCCTGGGATTCGGGAGGGCAATCTCAGAGGTCGGGGCCGCCATAATGCTCGGTGGAAACATACGGGGCTTCACAAGGGTCATAACAACCGCCATATCACTGGAAACCTCAAGGGGGAACCTTGAACTATCAATAGCCCTGGGGATAATACTCCTCATCATATCACTGGCCGTTAACACAGTACTCAACCACTTCCAGGAGAAATAATCATGAACGTGCTTGAACTCCACGGGATAGAAAAGACCTACGGGGACGTAAGGGTCCTGGATGATGTGAACCTTAAGGTCAGGGAGGGTGAGACCCTCGGGATCATAGGGCCCACAGGGGCGGGGAAATCCACACTCCTACGTATAATAAACCTCCTGGAAAAGCCTGACAGTGGCGAGATAATCTTCCAGGGCGAGAACGTGGCTGAGAAGAGGGAGGTGGATGTCAGGAGGAGGATGGGCATGGTATTCCAGAACACCCCGGTATTTCGTGGTACCATAAGGGAGAGTGTCCTCTACGGTCCCCATGTGAGGGGGATGAAACCGGAGGCCCGGGAGGTCCGGGAGGTCCTTGAACTGGTGGGCCTTGAGGACGCCTCAAGGAAGACCACTGAACTATCGGGTGGTGAGAGGCAGCGCCTGGCACTTGCCCAGGTACTCATAAACCGGCCTGAACTTGTGCTCCTGGATGAGGCAACATCCAGCCTTGACCCTGTATCCACCAGGAGGATGGAGGAGGTCATAGCTGAACTTGACGTTACGGTGATACTCACAACCCATGACCTCATCCAGGGCCAGAAGCTCTCTGACAGGATCGCCATACTCAACAGGAGGATTCTCCAGGTGGGTGAACCCATGGAGGTCTTCAGGAGGCCGGCGAGCAGGTTCGTTGCAGAGTTCGTGGGTGCAGAGAACATACTCAGGGGGAGGGCCAGGGTCACCCCCGACGGTGTGACCATCATAGAATGTGACGGTGTGAGTATCTACTCGTCAGAGGAGGCCGAGGGCATGGTTTCAGCCACCGTGAGGCCCGAGGATATAACCATATCATGGGGGAGGGTGAATTCAAGTGCACTGAACCAGCTCCGCGGCACAGTTAAAGCGATACGTGATTCAGGCTCCCTCCAGGAACTGGAGGTCAGGTGTGGCGGTGAGACACTCACTGTACACCTGACAGCGAGGTCACTCCATGAGATGGGGATCACCACAGGCTCAGAGGTCTGGCTTGAATTCAAGGCATCTGCGGTCCATGTAATCAGATGAAGCGCCTTGGGTCGGTTTTGATGTCCACTACCACAGGTCCCTCTGTTCTGAGGGCATCTGAAACAGCATCCTCCAGTTTGTCTGGTTCGGTGACCCGGATTCCCCGGCCGCCACAGTTCTCAGCGAACCCTGCGAAGTCACAGTTCTGGAGTTCGGTCTGCCAGTTGGGGAAACCCTCAACCAGCTGCTCCTGCATTATCATCCCGAGGCTCCTGTTGTTGAGTATGAAGACCTTCACAGGGAGATGGTACTTCACAGCGGTTAGAAATTCAGCCATGACCATGGAAAACCCTCCATCACCTGTTATACATGCAACCTCCCTGTCAGGGAACTCCAGCTGCGCCGCAATTGCAGCCGGAAGCCCGAATCCCATTGAGCCAAGGTACCCTGAGAAGAGGAGCCTCTGGGTGCCCTTCATCTGGAAGTTCCTTCCAAACCACCAGCCGTTCTCACCAACATCAAGGGATATGATGGCCCCCTCATCAAGGAGGTCATTGAGGACAGCCATTATGTACTGTGGCCTCAGGGGCCTTGAGGATGAGTCTATTTCAGATTCAAGAAGGGCCAGCCACCTCTCCCTGAGTTTCCTGAGCTCTGCCCTGTAGGACTCCCTCCTCCTCTCGCGGGTCATGGAGAGAAGCTCGGGTACTGTGAGTGAGGATCGACCCTCAAGTCCCATCTCAACCGGGTGGCGCCTTGCGATCATGAGGGGGTCTATGTCAATCTGCAGGATCCTCCCAGGGGGTAGCTGGGTGAGGTCAGAAAAGGATGACCCTATAACAATGAGGAGATCCGATTTCCTTACGGCCTCGGCCGCCGCAGCGGACCCCAGGCTCCCGTGACAGCCCAGGTAAAGGGGGTGGTGGTTATCAACAACCCCCTTGCCCCTGAATGTGGTCACAATCCCGGCCCCTATCCTCTCTGCAAGTTCAACAACACTCTCCGCCGCTTCAAGCGCCCCGAATCCAGCGATTATGATGGGGCGCTCTGCAGAATCAATTAAGGATGCAGCATTCTGTAACTGGCGTCTGGGTACGGTCACCGATACAGGGGCGATCGAACCGGTGAGTGGTCTTACACCGGCAGTGCACTCCATTGTCTGGACGTCCCTGGGGACATCAATATGTGAAACACCCCTCTCGATGATGGCGTGTTTCAGGGCATCCCTTACAATCTCCGGGGTCTCATCAGGGCTTATGAGGGTCATGTTGTACACTGTCAGGGACTCGAAGAGGCTGTGCTGGTCTATCTCCTGACTTGCACCTGTCCCGATCCTGTAGGTCTCAACCTGTCCTGTCACAGCTATAACCGGTGACCTGTCAAGGGCCGCGTCCAGAAGCCCGGTTATGAGGTTCGATGCCCCCGGGCCGGCGACTGCCATGCAAACCGCAGGGTTTCCTGTGAGTTTGCCATAGGCTGAGGCCAT encodes the following:
- a CDS encoding HAD-IC family P-type ATPase, producing MTLWKRISEMDVAGALDELGTSTGGLQETEAQGRLEIHGPNEIQFRKPHPIFRFLKQFQSLLVYILLTVAVFTAFIGEWIDTAVITGVVVLNSIIGFIQEGKASEAIESLQKFTESYSTVIREGKEMRIPARLLVPGDITVLGVGERVPADIRLIESKNLHVDESALTGESVPVEKDPSPLKGEDILRGEFRNILFSGTLITEGRALGAVISTGRETELGRIAERVKEVDVKTPLLEKIDEFSRTIALAVVSLAVFNFIAAILFGYDAVLSFLASTSLAVAAIPEGLPAVLTVTLALAVRAMAERNAIVRNLPSVETLGSVTVICSDKTGTLTRNEMTVKSIYAGGVNYEVEGVGYSDDGEITLDGSRIKEPPEPLLRILKCGLNCNNASVADERLHGDPTEVALIVAAHKGGVRERAGRVDEVPFDSTRKYMAVLTEDGLIQAKGSPEQIIEMCSHELTEKGLKSIEKDRLMDKIHEMASEGMRVLAFAEKRHSGTGIHDYDLNDMTLLGFQGMIDPPRPEAIEAVGKCKSAGIRIIMITGDHAATAGTVAAELGIETGRVLTGPELSSMGTDEIRKSLEDCNVFARVTPDHKYTLTEILRENGEIVAMTGDGVNDAPALKMADIGVAMGSGTEVARESADMVLADDNFATIVAAVSEGRNVYERIRRIIYYVLPTSGGQALIILLSFLLAPVSPTFSASLPLLPLQILWINMFDGVFLALPLVAEASDESVLEKPPRDPGTGIVDYTFIRKVGLVSAAMAISGLAVFYIGVSRGLDVTVARTVTFTTVILVHVFYLLTARSLDKSVIRIPLTNRWVATGIIITVTVTLFIVYVPGLEVIFRTSPFPSEWWGIIIPFSLTGLISIEAEKYIMGRLKDE
- a CDS encoding ATP cone domain-containing protein, which codes for MNVIKRRGSREAYDPSKIRASLEKAAIDAGYSPEEKREIIEKVYQTVTEKIKGEEEIKTDTIRMCLLTELDKCEPYIARSWRRFEKKYKG
- a CDS encoding substrate-binding domain-containing protein, translated to MEKKYVAMVALIAVIIGAAIYGISDNGKRQVLRISTTTSLEDTGLLESVEAAFEKRYPTIDVQIVSGGTGIALERGKRGDADLVIVHDKTREKEFIKEGYGTGRYPFAYNYFYIVGPKSDPANISEAKSAEDAFRRILEAAASNPSVKFVSRGDNSGTNSREIKIWKNVTDYNATVNGSAWYIETGSGMGDTLRVADQKGAYTLTDSGTYLALRDGINLVTYLTEDSSLLNVYAAIPVNPQKVRGVNSAAAEKFVDFLLSDECQRLISEYGKDKYGQSLFRALNGGKEPEN
- a CDS encoding ABC transporter permease, with the protein product MNEIITGFIRAIELMASLDPELIDITARTLMVSVSSTVLASIIAVPAAAMIDLREFKGKRVLLNVIQTLYSIPTVLVGLFVFLLISRSGPLGPLNLLFTPAGMILGQTILILPLVTGFSITALRSVKPELRDLARSLGATEFQVMVRVLEEARYAVMAAVILGFGRAISEVGAAIMLGGNIRGFTRVITTAISLETSRGNLELSIALGIILLIISLAVNTVLNHFQEK
- a CDS encoding ABC transporter ATP-binding protein, whose amino-acid sequence is MNVLELHGIEKTYGDVRVLDDVNLKVREGETLGIIGPTGAGKSTLLRIINLLEKPDSGEIIFQGENVAEKREVDVRRRMGMVFQNTPVFRGTIRESVLYGPHVRGMKPEAREVREVLELVGLEDASRKTTELSGGERQRLALAQVLINRPELVLLDEATSSLDPVSTRRMEEVIAELDVTVILTTHDLIQGQKLSDRIAILNRRILQVGEPMEVFRRPASRFVAEFVGAENILRGRARVTPDGVTIIECDGVSIYSSEEAEGMVSATVRPEDITISWGRVNSSALNQLRGTVKAIRDSGSLQELEVRCGGETLTVHLTARSLHEMGITTGSEVWLEFKASAVHVIR
- a CDS encoding thiamine pyrophosphate-dependent enzyme, producing the protein MADFRCTVCNYIFHEEHEGEFDSLPVEWRCPVCNAPKDAFVRLGSRARETGRTVSDVFIAQLAAWGVRYIFGIPGTSTLGLVDAIRRNSDVKYIQVRHEASAAFMASAYGKLTGNPAVCMAVAGPGASNLITGLLDAALDRSPVIAVTGQVETYRIGTGASQEIDQHSLFESLTVYNMTLISPDETPEIVRDALKHAIIERGVSHIDVPRDVQTMECTAGVRPLTGSIAPVSVTVPRRQLQNAASLIDSAERPIIIAGFGALEAAESVVELAERIGAGIVTTFRGKGVVDNHHPLYLGCHGSLGSAAAAEAVRKSDLLIVIGSSFSDLTQLPPGRILQIDIDPLMIARRHPVEMGLEGRSSLTVPELLSMTRERRRESYRAELRKLRERWLALLESEIDSSSRPLRPQYIMAVLNDLLDEGAIISLDVGENGWWFGRNFQMKGTQRLLFSGYLGSMGFGLPAAIAAQLEFPDREVACITGDGGFSMVMAEFLTAVKYHLPVKVFILNNRSLGMIMQEQLVEGFPNWQTELQNCDFAGFAENCGGRGIRVTEPDKLEDAVSDALRTEGPVVVDIKTDPRRFI